A stretch of DNA from Anaerobacillus isosaccharinicus:
ACCAATTTCTAGCCCGTATTTAGCTAGAAGCTGCTTTCTTACTTCAAGATCATTTACTCCATTTGGAATTAAAACCGAGGTTAATTGATAAAGACGATGTTCTTTCTTAACAAGTAACTCAAGTCCCATCGCTTCTAGGCCAGAATGTAGCGCTGTCCCAAATCTTTTATGACGAGCATAGACATTTTCGAGTCCTTCTTCAAGAATAATTCTTAACGCTTCTCTTAATGAATAAACCATCGTAATTGGTGCTGTATGATGATAAAACCTTTCATCATTCCAATAATTTTGGATCATTGATAAGTCTAAGTACCAACTTTGTACTTTAGTCTTACGATTTGCCATTGCTTCTAATGCACGATGATTAAATGTTACAGGCGCAAGTCCTGGAGGTGCACTTAAACATTTTTGTGTGCCACTATATGCTGCATCAACATCATTATCATCGATTTCAGTTGGAATTCCACCAATCGAAGTTACCATATCACAAACAAATAAAGCATTATGAACGTGAACAATTTTACTTAGTTCTTTTAGAGGTTGCATAACCCCGGTAGATGTTTCAGCATGAACAACTGCAACAAGCTTTGTACTTGGATTTTGTTTTAACGCTTTTTCAATAGCTGTTGGTTCAATAATTTCACCCCAAGGCGCAGTTACTTCAATTACTGTTGCGCCACACCGTTCTGCTACATCGACCATTCGCTGCCCAAAAAGTCCATTAACGCCTACAATGACCGTATCCCCTGGCTCTACTAAATTAACGAAGACGGTTTCCATACCAGCACTACCCGTGCCAGACATGGGAATTGTCAGTTTGTTTTCCGTTTGAAAAACT
This window harbors:
- a CDS encoding pyridoxal-phosphate-dependent aminotransferase family protein; this translates as MTNELNPSKRLLMGPGPSDVHPRVLRAMTTPLLGHLDPEFLKLMNETKDLLKVVFQTENKLTIPMSGTGSAGMETVFVNLVEPGDTVIVGVNGLFGQRMVDVAERCGATVIEVTAPWGEIIEPTAIEKALKQNPSTKLVAVVHAETSTGVMQPLKELSKIVHVHNALFVCDMVTSIGGIPTEIDDNDVDAAYSGTQKCLSAPPGLAPVTFNHRALEAMANRKTKVQSWYLDLSMIQNYWNDERFYHHTAPITMVYSLREALRIILEEGLENVYARHKRFGTALHSGLEAMGLELLVKKEHRLYQLTSVLIPNGVNDLEVRKQLLAKYGLEIGGGLGELKGKVWRIGLMGYNATQTNVTQFLAALEDVLREQGFECKPGAGLLAANESIKEQVTV